The following DNA comes from Gordonia zhaorongruii.
GAAGATGCCGTTGGCGCGGGCGAGCGAGCGGCCCGCGAGTTCGAGCGCTTCGACGGTGTTCCCGAACGTGGCGGGCTCCGGGTCGGAGGCGATCGCGTCCACCTCGGCGAGATGCTCGGCGAAGGCCGCGTCGTATGCCGGGAGGTAGTGATCGTCGGTCAGCGAGGCGAAGTCCGGCAGCCCGTACGGAAGGCCGGACGGGGTGAGCACCGGATTGCCGGACGGAGCGACTGCGTCGGCCATCGGTTACTTGCCCTTCGGCTTGTCGCTCGCCGACTCGGTCGAGAGCGCGGCGACGAACGCCTCCTGGGGAACCTCCACGCGACCGATGGTCTTCATGCGCTTCTTGCCCTCCTTCTGCTTCTCGAGCAGTTTGCGCTTACGGCTGATGTCGCCGCCGTAGCACTTGGCGAGCACGTCCTTGCGGATCGCCCGGATGTTCTCGCGCGCAATGATCTTCGACCCGACCGCAGCCTGGATCGGCACCTCGAACTGCTGCCGTGGGATCAGTTCCTTGAGTTTGTTCGTCATCTTGTTGCCGTAGCCGTACGCCGCATCCTTGTGGACGATCGCACTGAAGGCGTCGACAGCCTCCCCCTGCAGCAGGATGTCGACCTTCACCAGATCGGCCTCCTGCTCGCCGACCTCCTCGTAGTCGAGGCTCGCATAGCCGCGGGTGCGCGACTTGAGGGCGTCGAAGAAGTCGAAGATGATCTCGGCCAGCGGCAGGGTGTACCGCAGTTCCACACGACTCTCGGAGAGGTAATCCATGCCGCCGAGGTCACCGCGCCGCGCCTGGCACAGCTCCATGATCGCGCCGATGAACTCGCTCGGCGCGATGACCGTCATCTTGACGATGGGCTCGTGAACGCTGCGGGTCTTGCCGGTCGGCCAGTCCGACGGGTTGGTGACGACTTGCTCGCTGCCGTCCTCCATGGTCACTCCGTAGACCACGTTGGGCGCAGTCGAGATGAGGTTCAGGTTGAACTCGCGCTCGAGTCGCTCACGCGTGATCTCCATGTGCAGCAATCCGAGGAACCCGCACCGGAAACCGAAGCCGAGCGCCACGGACGTCTCCGGCTCGAAGGTGAGCGCGGCGTCGTTGAGCTGCAGTTTCTCCAGCGCCTCGCGCAGCACCGGATAGTCCGAGCCGTCCACCGGGTACAGGCCCGAATAGACCATCGGGCGCGGTTCGCGGTAACCGGTGAGGGGTTCCTGGGCTCCGTTTCGGGCGAACGTGACGGTGTCGCCGACCTTCGACTGCCGAACGTCCTTCACACCGGTGATCAGGTAGCCGACCTCACCGACGCCGAGTCCTTTGCTGACCTTCGGTTCCGGGGAGACGATGCCGACCTCGAGCAACTCGTGTGTCGCGCCGGTCGACATCATCTGGATCTTCTCGCGCGGGACGATCCGGCCGTCGACCACACGGACGTAGGTGACGACGCCGCGGTAGGTGTCGTACACCGAGTCGAAGATCATCGCCCGGGCCGGCGCGTCCGCGTCGCCGACCGGCGC
Coding sequences within:
- the lepA gene encoding translation elongation factor 4, translating into MSEIPSFADTTFTDPAKIRNFCIIAHIDHGKSTLADRMLQLTGVVEERKMRAQYLDRMDIERERGITIKAQNVRLPWRKDDQEYVLHLIDTPGHVDFTYEVSRALEACEGAILLVDAAQGIEAQTLANLYLAMENDLEIIPVLNKIDLPAADPDKYAAEIAHIIGCEPDEVLRVSGKTGAGVAELIDSVIDKVPAPVGDADAPARAMIFDSVYDTYRGVVTYVRVVDGRIVPREKIQMMSTGATHELLEVGIVSPEPKVSKGLGVGEVGYLITGVKDVRQSKVGDTVTFARNGAQEPLTGYREPRPMVYSGLYPVDGSDYPVLREALEKLQLNDAALTFEPETSVALGFGFRCGFLGLLHMEITRERLEREFNLNLISTAPNVVYGVTMEDGSEQVVTNPSDWPTGKTRSVHEPIVKMTVIAPSEFIGAIMELCQARRGDLGGMDYLSESRVELRYTLPLAEIIFDFFDALKSRTRGYASLDYEEVGEQEADLVKVDILLQGEAVDAFSAIVHKDAAYGYGNKMTNKLKELIPRQQFEVPIQAAVGSKIIARENIRAIRKDVLAKCYGGDISRKRKLLEKQKEGKKRMKTIGRVEVPQEAFVAALSTESASDKPKGK